From a single Rutidosis leptorrhynchoides isolate AG116_Rl617_1_P2 chromosome 5, CSIRO_AGI_Rlap_v1, whole genome shotgun sequence genomic region:
- the LOC139850391 gene encoding mitotic-spindle organizing protein 1A codes for MDTDAAKTAKDSLELVFQMSNILDTGLDRHTLSVLIALCDLGLNPEALAAVVKEFRKDSPSTSTSR; via the coding sequence ATGGATACGGATGCTGCAAAAACTGCTAAGGACTCTTTAGAGCTGGTTTTTCAAATGTCAAATATTCTTGATACGGGTTTGGATCGCCACACCCTTTCTGTATTAATTGCCCTATGTGACCTTGGTTTGAACCCCGAGGCACTAGCCGCTGTTGTCAAAGAGTTCCGTAAAGACTCTCCATCCACATCAACCAGTAGGTAA